The stretch of DNA TAAATTAAAAGTTAACTGACATAATGTTACATGTTAAGCCACTGAAAATAGTTTTCAGATTTACTTTGGCATTATCAGCCCTGCTCTCTTTTGataatcagaaaaacaaaagaattttcaaaaataataatacagaagATTAAAGAGCATATGTTTATTTAGAACCCAATTAAGAAAAATCCCTACATATCCAGCTTCTGTTTTCTGCAGAGATTTTTGGACGCTGCCACATGTATCAGCCTTGCATGCCTGTTGTATAGAAGCTgtattattttgttgttgtttctttttgctGAATGGGGCCCTAACTGCTTGGAGTAAGTGTATTCATGAAACTATGTCACTGAGCACTTCtaagattaaaaatagaaaatttgaGTAGagttaagaaaaaataattagacTCCACTGCCTTGCTCCTATTCTATTCAGTTATACCTGTAGTAAGTGAATGCAAACTACTACCTTAGAATGGTAGACTAactcccattttagagatgggtaaGTGACTATACAAGGTGTaagaaatggagaatcaggcccaaaaatttaaagaaacaacACTAGTTtgtgggaaagagaaaaaaacttctgtataCAGTTACTGCCTGTTTAAGATAGCAATCAGGAAACAGAGACAGCAAGATCTGTGAAAATACACCAATGCCTTCCTCAGTATGACACTGAGTAGCATATGCTGAACCAGCTAGTTAAAACATCTGCTATGCTGCTTGAAAGTCAGCTGACTCCTCCTCTTTGGGACAATTTGGTAACAGAGagttaaataaatgaaatattttaaataaataaaatatatcttactataaaatataattttcccAAGATTATGATGGTTATCTTTGTTTCTGTGATGAAAGCGTCTGACTTGCTAGATTTCATTTTCTTTAGCCTTTTTTGAATTCTGTTGCCACTTACGAATGGCAGTTCCAGAGCTACTGGCTACTACACAAAGGGCACCACCCACCGTCCACCAAGTTGGCAGATGATTGAGGAAAAGAATCTGTAAGATAAAAGCGAACACCACATCCATGGTTTTCATTATGGCAACAGGACCAGCCTTCTCTATCTGTAATGCTTTTGTGAGAAATATCTGACCCCCCAACCCTAACAGTCCAATTAATATTAGGAGAAATCTATCTGTACCACAATATGGTAAAGTCCATTCATCTATTACAAACAGTGCTACAATGCATACAATTAATCCAATTACTGCATAATACCAAATAGACAAAAAATAATGCACAGATTTTCCCATCTTTCTTAATATAACAAAAGTTGAAGCTGTTGATACTGCACTTATGACAGCAGCTATTGTTCCTTTAAGATGATTTGTATAGCTTCCTTCAATCCCTATAACATTGGATCCAAACAGAAAAGGCGGTCTTGCAATAAGAACCACTCCAGTGATCGTAAAGAGGGTAAAAAGAAGATCCCAAAGGCTGTATTTCTCCTTGAGAAATATCCAGGCTAACAATGATGTAAAAACTGGACTGCTGAAAGTTATAACAGTGGCATCAGCTAGAGGCATTACTTGGAAAGCATAGTAGAGAAGAATCATTGCACCAGAGCCAAGGAATCCtcgaaagaaaagaaaaactcgTTTACCTTTTGGTCCCAAAAACCCTgttctgaaaattaaaaagaaaaacaaagatataATCACATTGATCTCATAGCCTGATGATTCATAATCAAACATTTAATTTCACTACATTCATACCCTCAAATGAGGGACTTTTTATCATGAAACTGTCAGAATACCTTAATTTGGCTCTCTGCGGAGATTTTTTTTTGGATTACTGTAACACCCAGAAGCCTCCATCAGAATCAAgatcccattgtactaggtaGGCATTGTTGTACTGCTTGCAAAATAACTCCATAGAAAATATAAAGAGAAATCCTACTAATGACTTTCTATTTTTAAGGATAATATCTCAGAGTTTCAGTGACGTATTTTTGGAATAATCCCTTCTTCTACTGCTCAGAGGCTCAAAATATTTCAGAGATGTTTTCTGAATCTCAATGTCATTTAAGAAAACAATGCTATTTATTTAGTGAGAAGTTACAAATGTTTCTTGAGACATTTCTCTTCTTCAATTAAATCCTGAATTAAAATAATACTTGCAGTCAGATTTACTTTCCAATTTCATTAATGATAGCTGTGGATATATTACCACCTACAGAACATTAGGTACCTCACAAGATTTTGTATTTAGACACAATACCTACTTGTAGTATATTAAACCAGGAAGAACAAATGCCATTTGGAAAACACATCGAAATGCACTGATTTCCACTGAATGTACATCTTcaatttttttaagaaacaaagaaGCCACTGAGAAAAGGAAGGCAGACAATATAGTATAAAACAAGCCAAGTCCTGGGCAGGTGAATTTCTTCTTTGTTCCTGCAACAGATAATAAATTCCAGTTAGTAACTAACAGTAATTTACCTAATAGTAGGTTTTTCagttgtatttgaaattatgattGTCCATACGATGTAGTTATATGGGGAGTCGGGGGAAGCAGCAAGGGGTGGAAGGCAAAAGAAACAAGAGAAAACTACCACTTTTATTCATTGTAAGTACATCCCAAGCCCCTTATTAATATTTTCTTAGATCTCATGTATAGGAGGTGAAATTCAATACATAATGGCATTACACTCTTACaaatcacattttatttgtcagcTTAGGTGGTTTACATTTTTGGTTAATATCAAAATATTTGATTGTAATTTGAGAAATTAATTGCAcctgtggtccccaaactgtggtgCAGACCCTTCTAGGGGGGCACGGGGGAATATTCAGGAGGGCATGGCAagacccaggccagcccccacaggggggtgggggagtaccacccagccctgctctgcccccaggcgCAGCCCCAGCCCGAccatgactctgctcccagccccacccccacctcaatCCCCAGCCGTAGCTCCACTCCCGActccggccccagcccagccccgcacctcagcccccagctgtggccctgctcctggcccccttAACccttgtcgggggggggggggagtgaagggggagAGGCACaatgtgaaaagtttggggaccactggattACATGCATCAGGTTTCTTTCTGACCACTGCTCTAGGTTTGAGGCTTAGAAAATATAACTGTGAAAGTGTACTGGCTCCTGCCAGGTCATGAAACACTGAACCTTAAGGCATATACGTCACCTTACTTCATTAAAATTCCAAAGACaaaaatctttgtttaaaaagcCAGTTAAGGTTGCTAAATGACAACAGTTACCTATCACACCATCTAAAAAACCTAAACACTTAAAATCAAGGAAATGATTCATTGCGTATAACATGAATCTTACATCGTTTACATAAACAAGTACAAAGAAATGCATATTTCATCATAACACAACCCCCTTAAATCTATTCTATGGATTTCTGGAGTTTTGGGGGTTTACCAATATTTTCTTGTAACAGATactaaaatggaaatatttttaactaaaataattttaaatttggTCAAGTGTTCAATCATCATGGTCTTGTTAAACAGTCCTTGCATCTTTGCCAGTTCTATAGACACAGGAGTTTCATCCCTGAATTCATCTGATTCCATCTTCCAGTTTCCCCCCCATAAGAAGGTCCCTAACTCTGCTTCTTTGCTGGTCTTGAGGCTCCCTGATACTTCAGGCACCCTTCAGTGACATTTTCCTCCCTCTTCCTGGTCCCCCTCTATGTCCCCCAGTGATTCACAAAATGGCAAAAGGGGTGAAGATGAACTGCTGATGACCTGCAACATGCCTCCAGAGAAAACAAAATCTCTTTGCAAAATAAGATGAACACTCTACTCACTGAACCGTTAACTGAAGGAAAGTTAGAATCTCAAGGGTACAATATTAGCAAGGAGTTCTCATGTCATTAGAAGGGGAAAAATGATTGTACATATAAAAAAAGCATAATATTTTATGGTGACCCTAACTTGTATGCCACCACATAAAGATAATAAATGGAACAGCCACTCTCTAAAGCAGTTAGTTGTGATGAAAGATGGCTCCCCTTAGATaatgggggaggcagggaggctgACAGATCTCACAGACGGAGCACAAGGAATGACGTGACAGGACACAGCAGAAAGTTGCCTAGCAAGCAACCAAGAATCAAAATAGGGATTTGTTATATTTAATTAAGAAAGATTGTTCACAACCCACTTCGACCCTCCTTGGAATCACGACTCGAAGGTTAAGAAACTGCTCTATACCATCTAAAAGATGAGATTCCAGGCTGGCCTAATGTTTTATGACATTGGGTCCAGCTTTAACAGTTCTTAAGATAGCAGGCATTAAAATCAGCTTGGAATTGAAGTGGGCTAGTGGGAACAGGGAAGGCAAATGATTACCAAAATGATGTCACTTTAAGGTTCAAAATCTCACCCCACACTAGAGTGGGAAATTAATGACATTTCCAGTTGATTGCAACATTTGTTTTAGCTCTAGTAGCTCATAAGAAAGCAGTCCTTAAATCTGTCACTCATCTTCTATGCTATTCTGGCACTAGCCTAGAATTTTTAGCAATTGAAGACTAGTGTAAATTTTAATCCCTGAATAATAGAATTGTCCCCATTGTGCAAGTAAGTcagtctctttttctctctctctctctctctctcacacacacacacacacacacacacacactttaaaattaTTGCCTGAGATATTAAAGTAAGGAGACTCAGTGACCTACAGCTGAAAGAGGAGATCCAAACCCATGCTGGTCCAGGGAGGGAAGcacaaaaacagaaaatcaaaTTCATATTTCCTGCATGGTAGCCTATTAGATTACTACAAATAGTAGAAGTCAACCAAAATAATGGGAACCCTGAAGTGGATAGTGAATCAAATTAAAGCAAGAGCAAGAGCTCCCATATCTAGTATAAGCTTATgatttgaagaaaaagaaaattttctGAGAACTCTTAGCTTTAGTAACCTAGCCAGTGTACCATGCATGTCTGAAAAACGTACTCCTCCATTATGACCTAACACTGGActgtcagaaaaataaaaagatatcAGAGAACACTAGAACTGAAAACAGTGGTATCTCAGATTACCAAAGCAAGAATTTACAACATAAAATAGTGCTTCTCAATACACTACTACTGTACTAATACAATTAAATAAGACCCTCCCTCCCCACGAGAATTAAAGTTGCTCaagtttattttctttcaaagAACATACCAAGAAGAAAGTACGGTAAAGCAACATTCCTACCCAACTCAATGGAAGTCTGCAAATATTAACCTTTATCACCATGACACTCAACCACTCCAACAAACATGCATTCAGTTCAAAAATATCATTGCCTAGCAGCTCGAAAAGCTCTGAGAACAGGGAAAAGAAAGCTTTAAATTACACCTGAGCTTTCGCTACTAGATGCGTAAACATTTAAACAGAGCAGGTGTTACAGCAGCTTCTTATAGTTTCCCTAGTTCCGTTCCCTAATCAGTTCCACTCCCCAGTCCCTTAGACAACCTCCACCCCTTGTTTTAAGCTCTAGACAGGTACCTCCTGACTCCTGCCCCACTCAGTTTTCTTCTTGTAAACTACAAGCATTTACATTTAACATGTCTAAGTTTCATATGTGTAATTGTTATACTTgcaaaatatatacaaataaaaatgtttagtttgcAAAACAAAATGGAGTGGGCAGCTGAGAGATGGCAAGAGAAGGTAAAGGACATTGACCAAGAATGCTctccaaggccagaagaagaGCTCCTAACCTTCATGTCTTAAGATGCTCACAAGAGAGGAATTATCTGGCAGACCTCAGGAAAGCTGCAGGAATAAGTTTGTGTCTGTGGGCTTCCCAAATTCCAGGAGACAAGCTCAGGACATGGACCCTTGTTTATAAGACAGCTCAGTCAGTGAGGAACCCATCTAcagtactcacatgcttaaagttaaagcacttgcataagtctttgcaggatcatggctaGAGCCCCATGTTTTTCACAattgcaaaataaaatgaaaaacaaaaaatgtataaaattaaatgaaaaattcccCACATTGATggctcctgccccacagggctgggcccaaCTCCCTGCTCTTGGCATGGGATTGCAGCACCACTTAGGTTTGGCCAGGCTGCCCTTTGACAATCAtgatggggtggagggtggggatttgagtgagtggcactgtgacccatGGGCAGACTGCAGTGCCCTCAGTGAGAAACTGGGTGAACCTGCAGAGCAGGGTGAGTAGTAAAGCATCTCCCATCCCCACAGGAAGTAGGGCCCAGCCAACCCAtatgaataaaatgaaaaagcacaaaaatataaaaatataaaaccaaGAATTTCATGTGGCTCTAATAAAAATAACCaactataaaatataaaaaatgaccTCAGACTATCAGAGAAAATAAAGTGAAGTAAAATATCTATATTACCAATGAAGCCTCATAGTGGACGCCTCATAAGTATGTGGATTTTCCCTCATATTTCTTCATTATAAGCAGAGTACGGTTCAGAAAATATTGCTCACATGGCCAAAGTTCATTGTCCGTTATCTCTTAGTCATTTTAATTTACTCGGAACTGGCACACAAAGTTTACAATCCAAGAACAAATGCCCTCTGCACAGGTTTTCCCCACAAGATAAGCTCTAGGAAGCCAATCTCAGTGCTTGGTAAAAGAAAAGCAGAGACTTTGATGTAAGGGGTAAGGCAAGTTCAGTCTTGTTAAATAACCACTAAGCTAGGAACCAGGAACTTCAGGACTTTCTCAGTCTTCTGGACACTCACTCATGTGGCCTTGGGCAGGAGAGGTCACTGAAGCTTTATGTCCACTTGTTTCCCAGTATGTAAAATAGACTGTGATATTTCTGTACCTCTGCAGAATGCTGTGGGGTCTTGTTGGGAGAGGATGCTAAAGCCCTTTAAACATGAAGTTATATAGTGCTAAGGATAGTTAGGATGGTGAGTCCAAGCAATCTGGGCTTCACTTCTCTATACTTGTACCTTTAACGAATTAAGGTGGTTTTAACCTGGGGGGAATGGGACAAACAAAAGAGCATGAAGGGAAcacagtagcagctgtgttagtctgtattcgcaaaaagaacaggcgtactagtggcaccttagagactaaccaatttctttgagcataagctttcctgagctacagctcacttcatcagaatgcatgaaagctcatgctcaaataaattggttagtctctgaggtgccacaagtactcctttgttGAAGGGAACAGGAGACCGAGGGCAAAATGTCCAAACGCGGGTAGCTACGTGTCCTGATTCACACCCGCCGCGTGTCAGGGGGTTGTGGTTGCCCAACGCCGTGGAAAGCCGACGTTAGGCCGCTGCCCAGCGCTCCAACGGACGAGTGTTGAGGCAGGGGAGTGAGCTCTGAGCGCGCAGGGCTCGCTGGCCGTTAGCCCACGCGAAGGCGGGGGCAGACCGCGGCCGcgctgccccacagcccctcagAGACCCGCACTGTCCCTGGAGACAGCGGATCGCGCCCCCATCTGCCTGGCGCCCTCAGGGGAGCGGCCCCAGGAGCACAGCTTGCGCCCAGTCACCGTGTTGGATGTACCCTGGTGCCCGCTTCCTCCGCCTGGCAGTGTCCCCCCGAGGGGCGGGGAGCCCACgccgcagggcagggcaggccacggctcccctcccccgccggcCGGGCTTCCCTCCTCACCGGGCGTCTTCCGTGCCCACGGGAGCCTGCAGCGCGGCCGGGATGAGCCTGAGCAGCAGCTACAGCCACCGCCTCCGGGCTCCTGGACGCCCGCCGCCTCCATGGCGCCCGCCTGGCACGGGGGGTGCTGCCCCGCGCCCCccgcatcctcctcctcctcgctccGCGGCGGCGCCGGCTCCCGTCCTCCTacggggggagcagcagcagcaccgccGCTGCCCAGGTGCCGCACCATGGGGCCGGCTGGGAGCTCCTACTGGCTCTGCACGCTGATGCCGGCCAGCCGGCTCGCACCCGGCTTCCTGCGCACGCGGTGGCCCCGCCTAGGTACcgccccctgggctggggcttgCTGCAGCCTGCGGAAGGCTTGTGTTTGTCCCAGCCCTGTCACGGCTTGAAGGGTCGGCCGCCAGCGCCCAGCCTCCAAAGGGCTTCCTCCCCGTCAGATACCTAACCCTCGCCTGGCCTCAGCCGGGGAGCGACCCCTGTCCCTTGGTATTCTAACTCCGCATCGCCGCTCCTTGCCGATCTCTCCCCCGGAGGCCGGGCCCCACAACTCGGGCTGCGCGGCAGAGGTTCCGCTGGCGGTAGTTAAAGTGGATTGAACAGGAGGGGGCGCGctctcctccccagccacagaagggagggagctgcctgaggaggCAATGCCGCGCTTCCCCCGCTCTCCCTTAGGTTCACCCTGGTGTGCTGCTGCGGGTCCGTCAGCGCCTTGTGTGTGGGCTTCTGTTTAGCTGCATCCCTGATGCTGCTGGCGCAGAGGCCTTAGCTGGCCGCTAGGGTGACCACGTCCATTTCAAGGACATAAagcaaaactttgaaaaatgaGGCAAAgcttatttttgaaaaaagaaaaggagtacttgtggcaccttagagactaaccaatttatttgcgcatgagctttcctgagctacagctcacttcatcggatgtataccgtggaaactgcagcagactttatatacacacagagatcatgaaacaatacctcctcccaccccactgtcctgctggtaatagcttatctaaagtgatcatcaagttgggccatttccagcacaaatccaggttttctcaccttccatccccccacacaaactcactctcctgcagcGGCCCAGGCAGCAACATGACAGCTGAGAGTCTGCACAAACGTTTCATTGAGATAATAGTTTAGCTTTCACTTGGTCTTTCTCATTCTGCCATTGTCACTGTGCAAAATCTATCAGGGACCAACTAATCCAGTTTCTGCACCAATTTATATGCCAGGCATTTATTTCCACTGTCTCATTAAAAACTAATTGAATCATACCACTGAACAATGATCTCAGCAGTGACTATCATCTTTCAGAGTTCAAAAGTGCTTTTATCTGGCTGAACCTGTTCTTGTGCATACATGAATGTCCACAGGCATCATCAGATAATTTCCTGACATAGTGCTTGCAATTAGGCAAGCATTGTGAGCAAACACACATTTCTACACAATAACAAAATGTTTACAAATTACTTCGGTGCAGATCTACAAAGGTATTTGTGCTCCTAacttccatggaaatcaatggaagttagaagcctaaatacctttgtggatctgggcctttgagACAGACCTTTTTCGCTCTGtcctcccccttctccttttCCAAATAGCAGGAAAAGAGCAATTCATGTTCAAGGAAGCTTATGAACACCCACCTAGCAGCAGAACATAAAGCCACATCCTGAGCCACTAAATAACCCAAGAAACCAGAATAAATCATAGGTTGAAACACTGCAAATCAATCTGTGGCAATTGATAGACAACGGAGAAGATTGTCATCTATGGAGCATGACACAAAAAGGTGCAAGTGGGAAAAGCATTAAGCTAATTTTTTAAAGGACATATTCACCACCAACCAGTATCGGAACTCCAGTGCAACATCAAGCACCCCTACAGCAGTGGGATCTTCCATTCCCACTTTGGCAGAACTCCAGGCAATTTAGGCCTGATTTTGAGATGGGCACCCAGTGGATTTaaatgagagctgcaggtgcttgACATTTCTTATAATCTAGCTATATGGCCCTGATTCAAAGCAGAAACCTGCAACCCAATCCAAACCCAGTGGGGCTGCCGCTCAACTACAAGTGTCAGGCTTCAGTTGGAAAACAACCTCTTGGGTTCGAGTCGGCTGTCCTACTTCTGCCTGTGTGTGCTGCAGAATGAAATGTGTCAACGAGTCATGGAGCCTCTCactctgcagcacacacagcacagctgAGGGCAATGGCCAGCAGGCACAGGACTCGCAgaagccataggtgctggaactagaggtgtggCGGGTGATTCCACAtcacctggcttgaagtgattttcattataatacagggtttacaatttggttcaatggctctcaacacccccacaataaaaaattgttccagcacccccggCAGCAGCCAATGCACACACCCACTGCTGCGCTAAACCAGCAGGCATGGGAATGGTGATGGCACTGACTCAGGTTCAGGGTGAAGGGTTGGGTCGAAAATGATTTGGTTGGATGAGCTTGGGTCTGGTTTAGATCTAGGTCCAGGCTTCAAAATTAGGCTTGAGCAGACCTCTAATTTAAAGCCTTTTGAAATGCATGTTAAGACAGCCATTGagttcagcaggctttggatcagacccatatgTCTAGTGACGCATTTTATTCTGCTCTCAACCCCAGTATCATTAGACATCTATGGAGATCTCTACACATCATATACAGATATAGTAGAATCCCGTTAATTTGAGCCTCCATTAGCTGGCTTTTTCCATTAACCAAGCAACCAGCACATCTGTTAGCCTGAAATTAACAACCCAAAGCCAGTGGTGCTGACTCTGAGAGACCTGATTGAAAGAGAAGCCCTGGATTTCTAATTATGTATGTTCAAGAGGTGCTGCTCCTGCAAAAAGGAAACACTGTAGCCCTTCAGGAAACATGGTAGTGTTTACTTAACAAGCAAGGGCTTTAATGCTGAAGAGCACGATTGCAAGATTACATGGCtctcaatgacaggtttcagagtaacagctgtgttagcctgtattcgcaaaaagaaaaagagtacttgtggcaccttagagactaacaaatttatttgagcataagctttcatgagctacagctcacttcatcggatgctctcAATGCAGAGGGTGGGGAAAGCAACCTGAGCTTGACTCCAGGTCTGGAAGTGGCTGATCTCTTCTGTGGCCGCTAGACTGGAGCTGCAGCCTCACACTTTCTTAATCCTGAAAGGTAAGTAAAGAAAGCTCTTTGTTATCTGATTTTTTGATTATCCGATCTGGCTCTAGTCCCAGTTAGATCAGAGTTCACCAGAATCTCATTGTAATCTGTTCTAAAGTGTTTTACTTAAGTGCTGATTTCAAACTGTGctcattaaataaaaatgtatttccttcAGCTCAGGTGTGTGCATCTTTCCATGTGTGATACTGTGTGCCTCATCTCATCTCCCGTCTACAAGCCCGATATTTACAAAAGTTAATGtgaatagaaatgttttcatggcttttttatttaaaaaaagttaagacTTTTTAGTGTGGTGGAGGAGGTATTTAACCATTCTCACGCAGTGTGTAAATTTAACCACCACCAGTGTGCTAGAGCATGAGAATCAGAAAGTGAAACACATTAGAATCAAAAGTAAAATGGAGCAACGTCTATGACAATCAAGGTCCAGACAAACCAAGGGGGCAACGGGGGGGTCTGGACACTAAGGTGACCGGATGTTCCAACATTTGGGGCTTTATCTCAAGGATCTTATTACCCCCACACActtcactgtcccaatttttcacacttgctatctggtcacctatgaacccccaaagaataagcaattgatCAACTGGTTGTATACAATGTTATTGTGTATAAAAATATGtaaagtaaggtcttttatgaacgcttgtaatgttctgaacttgatggtcattatGACATATGTACCCAGtgtttacgaatttatgtatttGTGTAGATATAAAACAGTGCTTATAATTTGTGCTGCAATAGTCAAGCTCCACCGCATAAAGGAAGATGGCCAAatgagccaggcagggaggggctgcctcCGCAATCAAATGAGACTAACTCCAAGCACCTAGCATTATACAACCGAGGAAAAGACAAATGAtggaccattaaagttaatgaaagACACTGATACGGAAAAGAAACCCCATGTCTCGAAAAActaaggctaggtctacactacagacctatctCAATATGACTATATCATTcagaggtatgaaaaatccacacctccgAGCTACACAGTTATTCCGACctaggcacccccccccccacgtagATAGTGCTATGTCAACagcagagcttctcccactgacacagctactgcctcttggggaggtgatttaactatgctgatgggagatactctcccattggcacaggaGCATCTTCACGTAAGCAGTGCAGCAGCTGCCGGTGCACCATTGTAAGTGTAGAGCTGCTCTAAGAAAAGAGAGAGTTTCCCCCTCTCTAAATAACCatgagtcattatgcaaggagaatgaggggggaaaggagaaaaaatcattttaaaggaAGTTTGTGGCTGAGGTTTTTTATCCAGAAAAAACGGGACAGTCTCAGCAGCAGGGATCTGTCTATGAATGCTGGATCCGCTCCCCAGGGCTAGGTCCATCATTTGAGACACAAATTAATTTATAGAAGTGCCAGAGTTAGTACCAAATACTGCACTGTAGGAGGAGATTCAAGGAAATATGCTCTCTGCCCCAACTCCCTGGGTTCATTTTGAACAGGAGCATCTCAGGGCAGTGTTTGTTTATGCCAAGATATAGAAAGCATTCTATTTGATGCTGGTCAAGTTCCCAGTAAAACTGCCAGACTTGTCTCATGTCAAAAGCTTCCAAAGTCTATTTGTAAAACACAGCCCTCTCTGAAAAGGGGGAACATTTCCAGAATGTTAGGGCAGTGCAGCTGCCCAAAGTAACCAGCAGTCAAATATAATTTGCAGGCAGAGTGACCCAGATAGGAAAGACATGTAGAAGTATGAAATATGTATTACAAGTCAGCTTTATATGCAACCTTTCAAGTTTAtataaagccttgtctacactagagaaacATATTGTTCTAAGAAGTGATTGCCCTCAGCACATTACCACCTTGATCACAACCCCCCTGAAATATCTTGGTGTTGACTCTCTACTAGTGGTCACTCGTCAGCTCCCTGACCTCCAGTCACTAAGGCCTGGCAGGGGCCTACTCTAACTTCCACCACTGGTGTAATTTCCAGAGCAAAGTGATCTTAGTAGATGAAATAATCTCTCCTGCAGCACAGCCCTGCAAACTTTCACCACAACAGCGGCCACCTTGGATTTCCTTACACCAAACTGCTTTCCATATGGCTATTAGCAACTGGGGGTAGCCATCTTTCACAGTGCTAGCACCACCATCTTTTCACAGAAAGCATGACTCATCCTGTTGGTTTGCAGTTGCAGTTTTAGGTCAGGCTCAACATGAATTCCAGGAAATTTTACTTCTCCATCTAGAATTTCTGCAGTCACTGCTTATCACCGTAGGTCTTGAAGACAAAATGTCACGAACAGTCTGTCACCTAGATACAAACCCAGCTACTTCACTAAGTAAAACTTCTCCACAAGTACAGTAGAGTCATCTCCTTTCTTGGTAACTATGTCTGCTTAACTGCTTGGTGAGTTCCTGGTCTCAGTCCCTGGCTCTCTAAGGATACTACCTCAGACTCCTTGTAGTAGCTTCTCAAAAATTCCAACATATATTTTACCCTTATCCAACAGAAAACTTTCTTGCTGAGTGTAAGcagggaatggtcccgctattgtggggaacttt from Eretmochelys imbricata isolate rEreImb1 chromosome 7, rEreImb1.hap1, whole genome shotgun sequence encodes:
- the SLC35G1 gene encoding solute carrier family 35 member G1, giving the protein MVRHLGSGGAAAAPPVGGREPAPPRSEEEEDAGGAGQHPPCQAGAMEAAGVQEPGGGGCSCCSGSSRPRCRLPWARKTPGTKKKFTCPGLGLFYTILSAFLFSVASLFLKKIEDVHSVEISAFRCVFQMAFVLPGLIYYKTGFLGPKGKRVFLFFRGFLGSGAMILLYYAFQVMPLADATVITFSSPVFTSLLAWIFLKEKYSLWDLLFTLFTITGVVLIARPPFLFGSNVIGIEGSYTNHLKGTIAAVISAVSTASTFVILRKMGKSVHYFLSIWYYAVIGLIVCIVALFVIDEWTLPYCGTDRFLLILIGLLGLGGQIFLTKALQIEKAGPVAIMKTMDVVFAFILQILFLNHLPTWWTVGGALCVVASSSGTAIRKWQQNSKKAKENEI